From Panicum hallii strain FIL2 chromosome 2, PHallii_v3.1, whole genome shotgun sequence, a single genomic window includes:
- the LOC112880250 gene encoding 60S ribosomal protein L22-2-like, with translation MARGVVAAKGGAAGGKKKGSVTFTIDCTKPVEDKIMEIASLEKFLQERIKVAGGKAGSLGDSVTVSREKTKVTVTSDGPFSKRYLKYLTKKYLKKHNVRDWLRVIAANKDRSVYELRYFNIAENEGEEED, from the exons ATGGCGCGCGGCGTGGTGGCGGCgaagggcggcgcggccgggggcaAGAAGAAGGGGTCAGTCACCTTCACGATCGACTGCACCAAGCCCGTGGAGGACAAGATCATGGAGATCGCCTCGCTCGAGAAGTTCCTGCAGGAGCGCATCAAGGTTGCCGGCGGCAAGGCCGGGAGCCTCGGCGACTCCGTCACCGTCTCCCGCGAGAAGACCAAGGTCACCGTCACCTCCGACGGGCCCTTCTCCAAAAG GTACCTGAAGTACTTGACCAAGAAGTATTTGAAGAAGCACAACGTGCGGGATTGGCTACGTGTGATTGCAGCCAACAAGGACCGCAGCGTCTATGAGCTGCGATACTTCAACATTGCCGAGAATGAGGGCGAGGAGGAAGATTAG
- the LOC112880249 gene encoding UDP-glucuronic acid decarboxylase 2-like, translating into MMMSSSMAGAGSSELIYRGHDAQEAVAEEAAGAGYSSAKPPPHGRGAPLPWLARPLRYVMGEQRLVFALLGMALASLVFLLAPSASSTTGGGSTSSSVAHLAAAGLAARQYSSGRSGAAVSSSRVAVRPGRVPLGLKRKGLRVVVTGGAGFVGSHLVDRLLARGDSVIVVDNLFTGRKENVLHHAGNPNFEMIRHDVVEPILLEVDQIYHLACPASPVHYKHNPVKTIKTNVVGTLNMLGLAKRVGARFLLTSTSEVYGDPLQHPQVETYWGNVNPIGVRSCYDEGKRTAETLTMDYHRGANLEVRIARIFNTYGPRMCIDDGRVVSNFVAQALRKEPLTVYGDGKQTRSFQYVSDLVEGLMKLMEGEHVGPFNLGNPGEFTMLELAKVVQDTIDPNARIEFRPNTADDPHKRKPDISRAKELLGWEPKISLKKGLPLMVQDFRNRIFGDQKDAGDN; encoded by the exons ATGATGATGTCGTCGTCCATGGCCGGCGCGGGCTCCTCGGAGCTGATCTACCGCGGCCACGACGCgcaggaggcggtggcggaggaaGCAGCAGGCGCCGGGTACTCGTCGGccaagccgccgccgcacggcAGGGGGGCGCCGCTGCCGTGGCTGGCGCGGCCGCTCCGGTACGTGATGGGCGAGCAGCGCCTGGTGTTCGCGCTCCTCGGCATGGCGCTCGCCtcgctcgtcttcctcctcgcgccctCCGCCAGCTCCAccacgggcggcggcagcaccagcagcagcgTGGCGCACCTCGCGGCGGCGGGCCTGGCGGCGCGGCAGTACAGCAGCGGCAGGTCCGGCGCCGCGGTGTCGTCGTCGCGCGTCGCCGTCCGCCCCGGGCGCGTGCCGCTGGGCCTGAAGCGCAAGGGCCTGCGCgtggtggtcaccggcggcgccgGGTTCGTGGGCAGCCACCTGGTGGACCGCCTCCTGGCGCGCGGCGACAGCGTGATCGTGGTGGACAACCTGTTCACGGGGCGCAAGGAGAACGTGCTCCACCACGCCGGGAACCCCAACTTCGAGATGATCCGGCACGACGTGGTGGAGCCGATCCTGCTGGAGGTGGACCAGATCTACCACCTGGCGTGCCCGGCGTCGCCCGTGCACTACAAGCACAACCCCGTGAAGACGATCAAGACCAACGTGGTGGGCACGCTCAACATGCTGGGGCTCGCCAAGCGCGTCGGCGCCCGGTTCCTCCTCACCAGCACCAGCGAGGTCTACGGCGACCCGCTGCAGCACCCGCAGGTCGAGACATACTGGGGAAACGTCAACCCAATCG GTGTGCGGAGCTGCTACGACGAGGGGAAGCGGACGGCGGAGACGCTCACCATGGACTACCACCGCGGCGCCAACCTCGAG GTTCGGATCGCTCGGATCTTCAACACCTACGGGCCGCGCATGTGCATCGACGACGGCCGCGTCGTCAGCAACTTCGTCGCTCAG GCGCTGAGGAAGGAGCCCCTGACGGTGTACGGCGACGGCAAGCAGACGAGGAGCTTCCAGTACGTCTCCGATCTG GTTGAGGGCCTGATGAAGCTGATGGAGGGCGAGCACGTGGGCCCCTTCAACCTGGGGAACCCCGGCGAGTTCACCATGCTGGAGCTGGCCAAGGTGGTGCAGGACACCATCGACCCCAACGCGCGCATCGAGTTCCGCCCCAACACCGCCGACGACCCGCACAAGCGCAAGCCCGACATCAGCCGCGCCAAGGAGCTGCTCGGCTGGGAGCCCAAGATCTCGCTCAAGAAGGGCCTGCCGCTCATGGTCCAGGACTTCCGCAACCGCATCTTCGGTGACCAGAAGGACGCCGGCGACAACTGA